The DNA segment agttcttccagtctttgaacagatctagcaactgtaTTGAATAAAAGTCTGTATCTTATCATCTGGCGCATCCTGCAACtctatcattaccatcaagcttcATGATCAACCCTCATTCAATgaagagtgaaggagcagcactagACATACTAAAAATTTGTTGAGCCCCAGGTGAAGCTATAACAGAGGATTGCTTGCACGCTGAACAGTATAAGCAGGAAGTGATAAACAGGGCTAAATGCtcccacaaccaatgaatcaAATCTAAGCACTGCTGCCCTGCCATATTCAGTTGTGAATAGTAGGGACAGTTAAAAAATTAATGGGGGGAGGATATCCACAGATatccacagatatccccatcatcagatgctgaagcattctgtatccaaatgcaacaagacctggataacatccaggcTATGGTTAATAAGTCGTAAATAACATTTGAGCCATGCTAAATCCAGGTAATCATGATCTCcgacaaaagagaatctaactattACATTCAATGGCATACTATCGCTAAATCCCCCACAAATAGCATCCGAGGGACCATTGTAAATTAGAGACTGAATTAGAAATTgacataaatactatggctacaataGTGGGTCACATATTAGGAATTTTGCTGTGattaactcatcttctgactctcTTGTGACAGTTCATCGCCTACTTagtgcaagtcaggagtatggtggaatactccccactcacccggatgggtgcagctccaacagcactcaagaaacttgacaccacccGTGACAAAGGAACACACTGAATAGCATGCCACGCACCATTTCCAACATTGTCTTACCTTATTactaatgcacagtggcagctcTGTGCACCTCCTCCAAGTTACATTTCAGTTACTCGCCAAAGACCCTTTGACATCACCTGCCAAATCTGCAACTTCTACCACAAAGAAGAGCAAAAGAAGCAGATACATTACCATCTATATATTTCCCTGCAAGCTACACATCATCTTggtttggaactatatcaccatttcttcactgtcacagtTGAAATCTTGGGACTCTCTTTCCACTAGCACTGAGAGAGAGTACCCATACACCAATTATTACTGCAATTCAAAAACGCAGGTCACCACCACTTTCTGCAAGGGAAttcagggatgagcaataaaatgCTGCCTCAGCCAGTGATGACCACGTCCCATGATCAAATCAAAAAAATCAGCTCTGCAAGTTCCTTGGACCAGTCTATAACTGTGTTTAGGGcatcttgaaaatattttcaacCAGCCATCAGACCAAATCACAAAGTAGCCATTACTAGCTTTGGTTTCTCCATGATTTGCcacaaactgttcagagatatttAGAAAGAAAGTTAATGTAGGATCTGGGTACAGCCCTCTGTTGTAGCAAGAGTTGATCTTCTGAGGTAAAAGCTGAAGTATATTTTGGCATTTAACAAGACTCTACATTTAATTTGGGTCACCAATGATCTTAACTGGGTGTAAGTTTCATTTTTGAGAgccaatgctcacatcccatcaAATCAAAATGTCAATGACAGAAATTACAGGCAATTGTGAACTTAGTGACATGTATTTTTGTAAATTGCAGCTGAGGTTGTGAAGTTTGCTTTACTTCAAGCAGGAGTGGCTTTGTGGTCATGATAAATACACACGTGCTATCACATCAGTAAACCAATGATTACCACTTGCAGCTGTGAGTCCATGGGGGAAATAAAACACTGCTTGAAGCACCACACTTAACTAAAAATAAACAACtagaaattttattttgttttagaaagtAAGGCATTCAAACCTTTTTACAGAATTTCAAGGCCTGATGACAAATTGGTCAGCTTCAGCACTGAACAAATTAAGGATACTAACTTGactacaacttttaaaaagaagcTGATCTGGAAGACTGATATGTCATTGAGGCAAAAGGTCAACTGTAATGACCCACTTGGGAATGTGCACTGGTTCTCAGGCCCCACTACTCCTGTGGGGGCCTCAAAAGTTAATGATGTAACCTAAGCACAAAAATTCTCTGATATATCTGTTGAAATCAAGTTAACAGAGAACACAAAACAGAAAGTAATTTTTAATCACAAGTCAGCAGCTCTGAACTATCCACATGTGGCTCTAAtggttaaaactctaatcccctttTCAAACTCGATGCACACATTCAGATAGACACAGATAAATAGAATCCATTGACTTAATGGGTGCAGGGAATAAAAGAAAGCTGAGAACCTAGTCTACAAGCTTTTCTGAAATGATCCTTTTGACTTGCAGGATTTACTGTTCTTCAATCTGGTTTGTCTAGGTTCCTTCACTTCTTCGCAAGAGGTATAGAGCAAATGGTATACTAACTGAAAAGTCTCTTTTCTACTAGTTATGTACAACAACCTGCAGCAACTGATGTAAGAAAATAACTGGATTTCTTAGGCTTTAGTTGTTTTTAATGCAAAAAGAAACAACCCCTGCCCTTTACAGAGATCCAAAGGCTTCTCACTATATTGCTGATATCCACAAACTATTCAGTTATCCAGGAATCAAAATGATCACTGTTGCCAGATTGATGACTATTGGCATCCACAATGGGGTACAACTgtacaaaccaatcagctacttgctgCCAGCCAAAATTCACTTGGCATACAGACTGGAACACCAAGCCGACTACAAACAGTTTCCCCCACTATTGAACAGAACTATTAGCACAAACTTCACTCACAATGTGTTTCAATAACTTGTCTTTGAAAGTGCAGCAATTCCCTTCACAATTCTTGGTTATAGCACAGTTCCTTTTTACATTTTAATCCACAAACGAaagtacagaaaataaaatgctaTGGTCTTTACATGTCTAATAAATCAAACTTCCTACTGGGGAATATATTGATTGTGTATCTGAGTAACTCTATAATTTGTTCTATAATTCCTGGTATCCAATTATTCAACTAATAGCCCTCAAGACTATCCAATGCAGTTAAGTGTAGAATTGATGTGCACAATTTCTTTATATTCATCACAAGGTAATTACAAATAAGGAAAGTTCTCTTAGCAGATTAACTTGTTTTGTCCTTGCAAATGGAACCTAAAGTCATGAAATACAGCAGACTATTATTTCCTAAAAAGGTGCTTAGGTACATAGCATATGGTTCAGAATAATGTCAAAGTACTGGTTTAATTTCTGTTTTGACTGAGTTAGTCTTGGAGCCTGCCCTCTCACAGTACACCTGAGAAGGGAAGGTAATGACAAAATGACACCGACAAAaatttttaacaaaaacagaaagtgctggacaatctactctgcaggtctggcaatatcagtggagagaaaaccagatgaagagtcactggatttgaaagatTAATTGTATACTGCTTTCCAcaaatgctatcagacctgctgaggttttccaggaCTTCTGCCTGTGTTTCAAATCTCTTAGTACCCGCAGTTCTTCCTTTTATCTTATTAACAGAAAATCATCAAGAGAAATGGCTCAGGATGAACCATCAGTAAACAATGAACAACTGTCCTATCTTCAGGGTCAGCACACATATTGTATCTCTGTTTGCCGTTATTGCCTCCACTATTCTATTTCCTTAATCACTCAATGTATTGGCTATTTTGTGTGAATAAGTGTTTCTTGATATCAGTCTTAAAAGTACAATTCAATAGATTAACCACagaaggcaatggccttgtggtatcaACACTacagtattaatccagagacccagatattgttctgaggacctaggttcaataacaaattgtggaatttaaatccaataaaaatctggaattaagaatctaatgatgaactTGAAACTATTGCTGATGGTTGAAAAAGTCTAAataagaactgtgaatgctgtaaattagaaaaaaatgcagaagttgccagaaaagctcagtatatctggcagcatctgtaaagaggaatcagagttaacattttggctccagagacccttcgtcagaatttctaagatacccatggccctctggaatcTTCTTCTCCTCCCCCTCGTTCTGACTCCAAACCCACCTCCCTCCTAAGCTTCCGCTCTCCAATGCTGAACATTcttgtactcagcaaaggtctcagttTTGTCCTTCTGTGTCCCTACCTTTACAAGTTTTGGGCATGACATCCTTGAATTTTTCTTCTATCATCCTCacctctgtgcccatttctttggaccagagtcctctccctgtcccacagacccctttgcccatcTCCGACACTCTCCCTCCACTTGGACCCCTCCCTctagccttttacctgcactcggcttgttcattgagaactgtcaacataATATTGGTCGCTTCTATTTCTCTACTCCCTCACCCAATCTAACCTATCTCCCTGGAAGTGACTGCACTCCATGTActtagatccaaccctgactttgttattaagcttGCTGATAAGGACGGTGCTattgtagtctggcgtactgacttctacattgcagaggcaaaaaaagttttgaggaagggtcaccaaacacgaaacattaactctgatttctcttcacagatgctgactgacctgctgagcttttccagcaacttctgtttgtttttacTGAAAATGTCtatttgcttcactaatgtcctttcagggagATGACTGCATTCCTtgcctggtcaggcctacatctgattccagagccccagaaatgtggttgactcttaattgactactgggcatttagggatgggcaataaatgctggccttgataGGAATGTCTACTGcctgcaaatgaattttaaaacatatACCCCAGAACTACTTATCCGAGATAAAGGCCAGGATCTTCACAGAGTCGCAATGAATGCAGAGGCATTTTAAAATGGCAGCTCAACTCAATTTCAGGATTcccaatctatctctctctctctttctctgtctctctctctctctctctctcactcacacacagacacacacacacacagacacacacacacacacacacacacacacacacacaccatacattTTTAGTGAGTTTGCTTGAAGTAACAATTCTTTCAATGACATTTACAATGGCCCTAATTCTAGTGAACAAAGGAAACCTTCAGTCAGTTTTCAATGCACTCTGATTGTATCATGCCTGCTTATTTGATTTACTACTTTTCTAGGATGCAACATATTAGTCACTTTAGTGAAATTGCAGCATATTACATCAGCATTTTCACTCTTATTCACATCTTGTCATAATATTTAAGTAAATCACTGATATAAATTTTCCCTTTGTACATCTTTGCATACTGCCAGAAATTGAAACCTATTAATATAATGAAACAAAGTGTGGATGCCAGAGATTATAAAAAAACagaattgttgaagaaactcagcaggtttgacaacaTCTGAGAAgacaaaacaaagttaacatttcgagtctagcagtccttcttcagaacctgaattgaaacctgagtttctccagcaatttatgttttgatAGAAACCTAATGGCCAGGTACCCGATTAATGTTTGCAGAATTAAATAACTGAAGAAACATCAATGTTACCAATGTTTTTCTTTAAGACGCCATACAATCCTATCTTCGTACCTATTTAAGCTGACTCAACCATATTTGACTGAAATAAATTTCTTCCACATATTGGAATTCAAGAGAACGATGAAAATTATATTTCATGTGAATTGTACTATCACCAGTTTGCAGAGTTACTTCTTGTCATATTCCAAAGTCAAACTTCAGTTCAAACATTGAACAGTATTTTAGAGTCAGCAACCAAAGCTTTCATGCTATTTCCCCATCTCAAACTGACTTATCAGTGGTTGGCAAAAAAAGAACAGAGATTGACTGTATTGGATAGGATGCCAAAATATGTtactcaatttatttttattccatAACATTCATCATATTttggaatttattttgtttaaactaTTACTGATTAGCGTGCATTATGGACTGAACCAAGAACTTTAGCTATAATTTTGTTCCTGCTAAAAACTTTTTGGGGAAGAGGAACCAAAATATTAGTGAAGAAAATATCGTGGTTAAAGACATGGAATGCTATGTCAACTGTGGAATCTACACCACAGACAAATCAGAGGCTAACCtgaaaaggtctgtttccactccCTAGCAAAGGGCAATAAGAAGCCAaaatgctcctgaagaaattccagAAAGAATCTGTTTttcaagagagaaaaacaaacacaAGACATGATAACATTCAGAGAATTGGGTGGGACTTGGAAGGGAAACAAATGACGTATCTAAGGCTGGAATAAAATGACTGAATGCTGGGACTTGCTAAGGCATAGGAACAATTAAAGCACCAGGTCAgataaatcaaaattaaattctGAGAGACATAAGGAAAACagttaaaagtaaaaaaaaatcagatcctGCAAATAAGAATGTTGCAGATGCGAAATTGCTGGAATCAATCTTTTTTGATATTCAGTTCTTTTTCATTAGTTATTCAACACGTCATGTTAACATAACTTTTGTATTCCAAGACTGGTCTTTCCATCATCCAAAAAGATACAAATTTCTGAAGTTTGCTCTCTTAACGTATCCAAAATAACTTTTCACATGTTTACCCAATTTGTACTGGTTTTATGCTGGTTAATCGGTTCTTGTTTTTGGTTTTTTGTTTTGATGCTTTTATGTTTTCTGTCCACTCTTTAGCTGGGGGCACAGTTAAAAAGGACCAATATTTGGTATAATTCCAGCAAAAAACATTTGTCATTTTACAAGTTCCAGCTATTGATtcattattttctaatcaaaaggGACAAAGTGAGTGCATCCTTTCTGAGTGACCACATATATACATTTCTGATTGAGCACACGTGAAGCGTAGAGCCACAGAAAAGTTACagtagaaagaagccattcagccaatcatgtcAGCACATTAGCTGCCTAATCTATTTCATTTACCAGCACCTGAATATAGCCTTGTGGATTACAGCACTTAATGTGCAAAGCCAGTCATTTAATTGAGTTGAGGGTTTCCATCTCAACCATCAAACTCAGCAATTCCacactcatgattttaaaacaattaaCTCTACTGACAGAGCTTTGCAGTCCCAGCTTATGTGATGACTTGAAAAGCCCTGATTCATTAAGGAAATGGAGGTGATGCCGCCAATAATCCCCTGTCCAgtttaataaaaaataaatttctcTGCAGTACGAATATGCAGCCTGAACTCATTGGGGCTATGGGCAATGGGCATATTGGCCCAGGTATTCCTCTCTCCTGTCTGATCACCCACATGCCAGTCTGGAGGACCTCATAAGAACTCCTCAGATTTGTTCCTGAGGAAAGACTAAATGCAATTGTGCTCTGTAGACCTGAGGGCTGCAGCAGATCTAATGTCTATAAGCGAAAGGGAAAATGTCTCTGCTCTTGTCATTGTTTTACAGGTCTTCAAACAAAAGTGGACAATTATCCTCTGGGGTCCTCTCTATGCTTTGCCATCTGTTCCTTTTGTATCTTTTGATCAGAGGAGAAACTTCTGTGAAAACTCTTGCAATTAATTTGGATATGTCATCCATAAGGTATCTAATCAGTGAAAAGAGGAGAATGCGCTGTTATATTTGTTCCTTTTATTTTCATGCTCTTGCAATGCCAATGCTTGCTCCTAACTTGCCCCCACAACCCTACCTTATTCAGTCTCATTATCTTcaatttatctacattaaataGTGTGTTGCTACACACCATCCACCCTCCTAGTCCATTCAAGTTCTCTTGTATTTGGTTTGTCTCTTCCCTGTTTTTCAAACTTCGTTCAGTTCATAATCTCAGCTCTGAAATTCTCCATgtaaaaaaactcaattaaatgaCTGGCTTTGCACATTAAGTGCTGTAATCCACAAGGCTATATTCAGGTGCTGGTAAATGAAATAGATTAGGCAGCTAATGCGCTgacatgattggctgaatggcctctttctactgTAACTTTTCTGTGGTTCTACGCTTCACATGTGCACAAGCAGAAATGTATATCCCAGCTCTGAAATTCTCCATGTAAAAATTTTCAGTCTCTGCAGCCTTTTGTTTAATAGCTTAAATGCCTTAAACTAGGTATCAGCTTGGTTAGCACTAAAATTGAAGATAACTAGCTGAAGTATGTTGATCAGAGGCGTGTAAACCACTCTATATATCAGTGTTTGGTAAAAACTAGTTACTAATGGGATTTGAGTTCTCCTCCCCAAGCTATACAGTACATTCTAAAATACTGTTCCTTTTTCTTCCTGCTACATTATACTAGTTACATACGCTTTTACTGATTTCAGTGAGGTGCCCAACATTATCTCCAGATATTTATCCTGTGTTGTGTCCCGTAAATTAGAGCCATTTGATTTATATACCCTGTATTTTTATACCCTTTAAcctattttccaaaattcttctcATAATTGGTTGTCCCTTCCCAATTATTTACAATTCCCACTCTGATCCTGAGACACACAAATTGTTTATCTTTAACAAATGGATACAGTTAAATTACAGCACCTTTCTTCCAGATGAATCATTTTACAAATGCCTTCAGAAGCTTACTGCCTCTCCAGTGTGCTTCAGTCTTGTGGGCTACCTGGTTCTGTGACAGCCTACTAAAATCCTTGCCAAATGCCTGTATGTACATTATCAAGTACTGAAGAAAAagttaaatccatgctgactcaatTTTACCATAACATACCCATCTGAGTCCTTCTACATGCCACCTCAAGGTGTTGTCTGGAATGGATGCTGCCAAATGGCTTTGGTTAAGTTTTTTTTCGTCATTGTGcactatttctgttttaaaaattattcccTAAACTCGTTACCAATGGAGCTGATTAACAGGGTGGACACCAGCAAATGTTTAAATGCTAAATATTTAATAATCAGTGAAGTTAATCAAATGAAATACTAACTTGAGCATGGAAGAGTGagaatttaaatttcaaaatctGTACTCAGCATTTTCTTTCATTCTATGGATTGTGAATAGACAAGACTTTGATTAAATTTCAGAGATAGGTTAAAGTGGAGCGAGGCATATTTGAGTTGTCCATAAGCAAAGAAGATTTAAACCCTTTGAAAGCAATTTATAGCAAACATTAAACAGTAAAAGTTCTAACATTTTATTGGCCTATTAGTGGGTGCAGAGATTGCATGTGTGATTACACCACACCTTAGAAATGATACAGCCAGCACACAAATTTCACTCTGCTTATCTTCATTGTGCAACCTAGCACTAAATGCAATACTAACTGACTGCATGCTCAGCAGAGAGTTCAGGTTTGTGTGAGGCTTGCGCCAACTAATGTACCTCCTAAAGTGGAACTCCATTCCTGCTGTAAGAAATTGTAGAAGAACCACAGATTAGGAAGTGATGATGCAACAAGTCAAAGAGATTCTCAAATGCAGCAATGCCCTCTGAAAAGTTGGTGCAGACAGATTCGATAGAACCATTTAATAAATAAATATCTACGTACAACACAAATTGCAGAGCTTTGAGAAATGAGCAGGGGAACAGGACATAATGCTCTTTCACATGTAAGATTGTACCATTATCAGTGATCATTTATTCCCTCTTTATTGATAATTTAGACCACGATGAGAAAAGCATGAAAATCATCAAAGCTTACTGATTAGTATGTTATTTCTTACAGTGCTTGCATCAGTCTGTAGTGAGGAAAGTGCAGAGGAGGGAAAAGTTGATGTAAAATAATGAGAAAACGCAAGTTACACAGGTGGtttacagaaaagatttaatgTTAGGAGCAGCAAAAGAAATTCTAGGAGCACTAAGAATTCCATGAACTTATTTTTCCCTTTCCTAATTTGACTGTAGTTGCAGTGGTTCactgagggcattattgctaagttttCAGATAAAACAAAGATAGTTGAAcaggcaggtagtgttgaggatgcTGCAGAAGtacttggacaggctaggggaGTGGgcgaaaagtggcagatggaatacaatgtaggaaagtggtcggttttgcactttggtaagaagaatggaggcatagactgttttctaaatgggaaaggcttcagaagtctgaagcacaacgggatttgggagtcctagttcctGATTCTTTTAGGGTCAACATGCAGACTCCGTTGGCAGTtcggaaggcaaatacaatattaGCATCCATTTCAAGAGAgaaagaatacaagagcagagatgcaaCACTAAGACTGCATAGGGCTCTGTGCTAgtattggagggggtccagaggagtttTACAAAAATGATCTTGGAGATGAAGTCTTGTTGtatgaggagcatttgaggactctCAGTCTGAACTTGATGGAGTTTACAAGGCTGGgggagggatctcattgaaacagaacAATGAGAGAATTGAAGAGGacatggggaagatgtttccactagcaggggAAGCTAAGACCCGAGAGCACAGCCTAAGAGTGAAAAGATGACTCTTGAGAACTGAGGTGAGCAtgaacttcttcaaccagaggatggtgaatctgtggaactcactgtcacagaaggtgtggaggccaagtcattgattgTATATAACAcagggatagataggttcttgactggtaagggcatcaaggcttatggggagaAATTGGGTTGAGAAATGTCAGCCATGCCCAAATGACAGAGCAGCTtcagtgggtcaaatggcctaaatCTGTTCCTATATCCTATGGTCTCATGGTAAAGGAATATGATTCAATGAAATTGAGTTGCTATGTCACATTTAATCATTTTAACTGAAGGCATTTATGATACTCTACATGATGCCCATCATTGACACTAGAAAAGGATCAAATATGGAAGCTATAATTTTATCTTTGAGGTGGGAATGAACATTGAGAGCAAGTCAGAGCTGGTGTAAATTGAATATTTTGACAATTGCTAGCATATGCATTCTGCTTGATTGACTGTTATATGGATAGGCTTGTTTATGAGAAATTGAATCCCTCCACCAAATACCCTTCCCAATCTTGAGAAGTCAATCCCATGGTCACACAAATAGGCTAAGTGAAAAGGAAGGCTCTTTTACACTGATATGGTATCATTCTGTATAACACGAGGCTTTCAGAAATTGACACATTGATGTGATACTTTTACATTAGCAAATATTGTGGGCAGTGGAAACTGCAAAGAAATCAAGTAGTTAGATCATAATTAAAAATACAAGGAAATTAGAATGTTACCTTTCTGAATCCTCCTTGTAGGTAGCAACATTTTCACCATTCCTGTCTTCTGAAGTAAGCTCATTCTCTTCCACATCTGGACCTAGTTGGTGGCACCGTTCATTCCTCGGGACCCCGTTGTGTAGCGGCCGGCAGCTCAGAGGTTTGACAGGTGGGTCTTTATGGTATGAGGTCCTCTTCTTGCAGCACAGTAGCTTTTCGTATGCCTTGCGGAAATCCCGGTTGAGGGTGGCATAAAGAATGGGGTTCAGGGCTGAGTTAACATAACCCAACCACAGGACTACAGCAAAGACAGTCTTGTTGGCTTGTCTGCCTGAAATTCCTTCATGGGTAAATACTGTGAAATAAGGGAACCAACAAATGATGAAGACGCCCATCACTACTGCTAATGTTACAGTTGCTTTATGCTCCTTCACAGTTGGCAGTGATTGGTTCAGTGCTGTGCATCCAGTGATGGTGTTGATTCGTTTGGCTTGTTCCCTTGCAATTTTGAATATTCGATAATAAGTCAGGCACATGATGGGTAAAGGGATGTAGAAGGTGATGAAAGCATCTACAAGGGCATACACTTTGTTGAGCTCTAAGTGGCATTGATTGGTATTGGCTAAGCTTTGCACTGATAAATCTTTGGTATTCCAACCTAAGTTGATAGGCAGGAAGGAGACCATGATTGAAATGCACCAGATCAGACCAAGGGAGATGACAACTCTGTTGCGAGTAATAAACACGGTATACCTCAGCGGAGCTGTCACAGCATAGTAACGGTCCAGGCTGATCATGAAAAGATTGAGGATGGAAGCTGTACACAGCATGACATCCAAGCTGGTGTAAATGTTGCAGAAGGTGTCCCCAAATGGCCATTTAAACAGCTCTGAGATAGCTGAGAATGGCAGGACTAGCAAACCCAGCAGCAGATCTGTCGCAGCCAGGGACACAATGAAACAGTTTGTGTGGTTCTGGAGTTTGCGGTTCAATCCAACTGCTAAGCAAACCAGCACATTCCCAAAGATGGTTATTATTACAATCACTCCTAATACCAGTCCAATCAGGACTGTGGAGAATACTGTCCTGTTCTCAGATGAAGTTGTGGCATTCTGGGTCCCCTCCACTTCCATGATATTGGAATTAGAAAATCATAGTCAAAATGGCGATAAATTCCACTGTGCAATAAAGTTGAGTCACAGTGAGTATTTAAGATTCAATATTACTTACATTTCAAGTCTGCACAGATGGCAAGTCTGTGATTATTTGTGAAAATATTAATAGGCCAGTTGAAATCACCTTCACCATCTCAGCCATATATATATTTGTTTTACCAATGCTTGGAAGGTCCATGGAGGTGCTAAGAACATAACTTGCCAATCCCATCCATCCTGTGTGTGTTGGTACAAATTCAGTCTTGGCAAGTTGTGTGTGTGGCAATGTTAGTAGGCAGAGGCTGCAATAAAAATGGCATGATAAATGTCAAACTCATATTGGActgttacaaaagcaaaatattacacatgctgtaaatctgaaattaaaaatgggAAATGTCAGAAATATCCAAGAAATCTGGCTGAATATTTCTGATAAAACATCTTCAAAGTGAAATggtatctctgtttctctctctccaaagaCGTGGTCAGATTTGCTGAGAATTTCcacaatgtctttttaaaaattgattgcaTCAGCATCTTACTTTCGGTAAATAGGTCATTCTCTCTAACTTTTATTTCTCAGAGAATGAAGCTTGATAATTAATAACAAAATGTTACATTTGTTTGGCATATTCTACATCAGATACAATATCTAACATTACATTTATTAGTATCCTTATAGTTATTATTTAATCTGTTTCATTATCCAAATTGTACAGTCATTAAGCATTTTTTAATTGTCTCCAGTCAAGTTAAATACTGTATACGCAGACTTGTGTAGAACAATGTATTAATGAACAACAGTTATTGAAGATGTAAATGTGGCAAAGAAAATACAGCTAACTAAAAGTTTCATTGTTATTTTCAGAGCAGTACTATCCGACTCATCTCTATTTTCTTAAGTTTCTAAAGAAGTGTTTAATTTAGGTGTGTGGTTTTCTTTCCAGTAATGTGCATTCTGAGTCACTGCTGGTAAAACAAACTAGTGTGTCAGTCGTTTTTAAGTTTCAATGTTAGGTTTTCAGGGTCTGGACACAGAGGTACGAGATACAGCACCATGTATCA comes from the Stegostoma tigrinum isolate sSteTig4 chromosome 13, sSteTig4.hap1, whole genome shotgun sequence genome and includes:
- the LOC125458143 gene encoding histamine H2 receptor-like isoform X2, with protein sequence MEVEGTQNATTSSENRTVFSTVLIGLVLGVIVIITIFGNVLVCLAVGLNRKLQNHTNCFIVSLAATDLLLGLLVLPFSAISELFKWPFGDTFCNIYTSLDVMLCTASILNLFMISLDRYYAVTAPLRYTVFITRNRVVISLGLIWCISIMVSFLPINLGWNTKDLSVQSLANTNQCHLELNKVYALVDAFITFYIPLPIMCLTYYRIFKIAREQAKRINTITGCTALNQSLPTVKEHKATVTLAVVMGVFIICWFPYFTVFTHEGISGRQANKTVFAVVLWLGYVNSALNPILYATLNRDFRKAYEKLLCCKKRTSYHKDPPVKPLSCRPLHNGVPRNERCHQLGPDVEENELTSEDRNGENVATYKEDSERNLVTSCGRSAGMISYCRDLWVTKTLFSL
- the LOC125458143 gene encoding histamine H2 receptor-like isoform X1: MEVEGTQNATTSSENRTVFSTVLIGLVLGVIVIITIFGNVLVCLAVGLNRKLQNHTNCFIVSLAATDLLLGLLVLPFSAISELFKWPFGDTFCNIYTSLDVMLCTASILNLFMISLDRYYAVTAPLRYTVFITRNRVVISLGLIWCISIMVSFLPINLGWNTKDLSVQSLANTNQCHLELNKVYALVDAFITFYIPLPIMCLTYYRIFKIAREQAKRINTITGCTALNQSLPTVKEHKATVTLAVVMGVFIICWFPYFTVFTHEGISGRQANKTVFAVVLWLGYVNSALNPILYATLNRDFRKAYEKLLCCKKRTSYHKDPPVKPLSCRPLHNGVPRNERCHQLGPDVEENELTSEDRNGENVATYKEDSERNLVTSCGRSAGMISYCRDLWVTKVRLMKNLWVPEFGETEVEPMKPERIFAP